The Xenopus laevis strain J_2021 chromosome 4L, Xenopus_laevis_v10.1, whole genome shotgun sequence genomic sequence AGGAATAATGCATTCCCACccttatatatgaatatattaaaagtagtgatgggcgaaaaatcgtgaaattcgaatgttttcctgaaaaatcgtgaaagtcgaaagttttcccgaaaaaaacgagcaattcgaacgttttcactataaaatctagcaattcgaaccttttcacaaaaaaattgtgaaaatcggaaattgacgtcGTAATTTTCGTGGGacattcgcaaatttatttgccagcggcgaaacgcgggaattcgccacaaattcatgccagccaaatttattcgcccattactaattaaAAGGTACTGTTTAAGCCATTGTTTGGTGATTTATTGCAATATCCttgtttattttacagttatCGTGAAGCATGTAAAACTTGTTGGGCCTTTCTAAATAGCTCCAGCAGGTCATGCAGTGGTCTACAATAAACTAAAAAACCAACTAACTAGATGTTACCTAGTCACACagtaaattcaatttagggccccaaaatattgataaattagcctattctaccaagatatattaaattatatattaaatatatataaattgtgcaataattagggcctcactgggccccctacattCATATTCTCAACTgtagagtctgcttcctctgtagttaagacCCTGTTGAAAACCTTGTACCTCTGTCTATTCATGGAGcttcttggtgacttctaatatccttacgtTTTTCAATAGGAGGTGCATTattccctgtacaggtatgggacctgttatctagaatgcctgggacctggggtattctggatagcGTATCTATTCATAATGATCTTTATTCCTTAAGTTTACtactaatgtaaacattaataaaccaaataggctggttttccttttaataaggattcatttatatcttagtttggatccagtacaaggtactgttttattatcatgtttaattaatatggataaaattgagtctatgggagacatcctttccgtaattcagtgctttctggataacaggcttccagataacggatcccatagctgtataataGACTGTGCAATTTTAGGGATTGCCTCTAACTAAAACTGGGCTAAAAATAATCTTCCATGTCTTTAATCCCATAGTGAATTCTAAGCACTTCACAGAAATAAAGTACAATATGGAAATCCAAACTGATATTGCCTCTCACCTTTTAGAAACATGTGTTGCGGATAGTGTGAAAGACCCTTTTGTACAGAAGATATGTCGGCACCGGAAAACGGGTTTGCTTCCAGCAGCCTGAATTCTGATCGGAAAACATTCACATTCCCATTCGCTAATGGATTCTGTAGTCCAGAAAGCTGTAGAATTGGTTTGTGCACTTCAGCTGATGTGTGTATTACACAACTGTTATTTGAAGCAGCATTTTGGCCAGTTTTAATGGTTCCATTCCTCTGCTGGCATCCTATGGCTCCACATTGGCAGTAACGCTGCTTCTTTAGGACACCTTGAAACAGGGAGCTGCTGACCTGTTTTCCTTCCAAAGATGCATTTCCAGCAGACGGAAGATCGGTAGCACTGTGTTCTGTTAGTGGAGTGATTTTGTTGTTTCTTGAAAACATTACTTACACCCAGGCTGCATTTTGTGTCCCACATTCAGTTGCTATTTGGAATTGCATCTCCAGGGCAGGACAGTATTCTCTGTTTGTTGTGCTGTTTCTACTTCCTGCTGTCTCTGCGTAAGTGCAACTCATTCATGTTTAATCAGCTCTTCTCAGTTAACTCCTTACCCCATACAACACCAGTAAGGCTGGCACATTCTATCCCATTGAAACTAAACAACTGCAGCTGAAATGCAGACTAAAATTGTTCCCGGGAAGCCATgcagtatattatatatcattaaatGGTTACCGTTCCCCccagaggggttgttcacctttaagttaacttttagtttgaagtagagagtgatattctgaaaataatttgcaattagttttcatttttttattatttgtcgtttttgcgttatttagctttctattcggcagctctccagtttgcaatttcagcaatcaggttgctagggtccaaatgaccctagaaaccatgcactgattaagaataagagactggaatatgaataagagagggactgaatagaaagataagtaataaaaagtagccataacaatatatttgtagccttacacagcatttgtttttagatggagtccgTGACCCCTGTTggagagctggaaagagtaagaagaagaacacaaataatttaaaaagaaaaagaaaaaaattaaggccaattgaaaaattgcttagaactggccattgtaagggctcttactgacgagcggttgtagctgcgctcccctgcgttccgtttttctgcgttcagccgcaggggagcgcagctgcAACCGCTCTtacaatggccagttctaagcaatttttcaattggccttaatttttttcttttcagtaagagcccttaagcatactaaaagttaacatacatgtgaaccatctctttaaagggataagtTAGAAAGTGTCTGGTTTTAGGGTACCATCCCGTTTAAAATGAGTTTTTCCTTGTAATGGTGTTAGATATATAACTTACAGGTATATATTACATTGTTACATACCGGTAGTTATGGTGACTATGCACAAGCAAAGTTCCTAGTGATATAGTAAATTTGCCTGCAGGTTTTATTACCAGAGTGTATGGATATAAAAAGGATTGTAAAGGACCACCCACTTTCTTGCACTAACAGCAATATTGTAAATTTGGAAAAATGATCTGGGGGGTATGTGTATGATGCAATTGGTCAACCtaaaaatagaaagaataaaaaaaaataatactgccCAGAGCAATGGAACAAtaataaacagtaataataaaacaatgtaatgTTCTAGAGAATATTCTAACAGGCCACAAAGCAGGTAATATCTGGATAGAGTCATGTAACTGATAATTTAACTGTAGAAGCAAAAGAATGTAACTAAGCTCAATGCACCATACTTTCCAAAAGAGGACAGTAACCAGTTACAGCCAATAGAACTGGGCACAGAATCATAGaacattaaaatcacaaaaaataactGGGTGCTGAATAGAGGAAAAGAGCAATGTAACCGGCTGCTACATAATATAATTAGGCACAGACAATATAACTTGCAACTAGGCATAGACAATGGATACAGAGTAATGTCACTGGGTACAGAATGATGTCTGTGAGCACAAAGTAAACTGGTCATTGAGTAATGCAAATGGTCAAAGAGAAATATAACAGCATAAAGCAATGCTAAAgggacagtttccctttaaaggggatctatcacgaccatgaaaattgaatataaacatcatcttgctgaaataagaaattttctaaatataatcaattaaaaattctgtaccatttatgaaacaATCGAGTTactgttcactattcctctctgagCAACCTGTTTCTCTTAattgtcttcatgcagtaggtggggTCAGTTTTTGATACTTGTTTGCTTAAGTCAGCTGGACTCCCCAATATGAAAGCAATAttaggtgcacgtaccatcagtggtccatcctccaccattgATCCAAAATGAAGTTTTCATACAGCACCAgtaaattaaaatgcctttattggtacattacatggcaaacagcctgTTCTGCGGCGTTTCAGGCCTTCAGGCCTTTTTTCAAACtctcaagcttgaaaaaaggcctaAAGACCTGAAACACGTGCTTTATTGTACCTtgtgatttttattaaaggggtggttcacctttaaattaacttttagtatagaatgACTAGTTCTAAGcatatttttaatttgccttcattttttctttttttatagtttttttgccttcttcttctgactctttccagctttcagcagAGTATCACAAACCCCtagtgaaaacaaatgctctgtaaggctacagaagtactgctattgctactttgtattacttattttttcaattcagaccctctcctattcatattccagtctcttattccaatcagtgcctgttgctaggtaatttggaccctagcaaacagattgctgaaattacaatctGAAGAGCTGCTCAAtgaatagctaaataactcaaacaccgtaaatgaaaaaaaaaattgcaaattgtttcataatatcactctctacatcataagaaaagttaaaaaactctTTAACAAGGTACACGTGTTTGGTACAGTAATATGGTTTTAcacaaaacaggcacaatttgATGTAGCCCCATTAGCAAACAAATATCAGCATCTGCTGGTCAAGGGCAGTTGAGAAACAAAGTATCTGTCtaatatcttatttacacttttttttaccatttgaagctcatgccatatttgttttagggtgggcttgtgtctaggacaatagattcattttaaataataagtagccacttccagcaatttcaccaacctcactaataaatacatacatacagtatgacctttatatacccactgaattttaATTGATATAAGCATAAGTAAGTAAGAGAAGTtacgctaggaagaaagtaacactaaagaaaattcgctatgaaatttTCTTGCTAATGAATCATCGCTGACGCCAGCCTTCTTTTGGCGAGACATAATtgcgcattttgataaatacgcgtATTCGTCACAAAATAATTATGATGCAGTTGTGCGACATATGGTGGAGCCTTGTGAAGCAAACATTTGCACGtacgtaaatgtgccccattgacttcaatgcatttggggtgagaaaaaaaaggttgcaagtggttgccaccttttctaaaaaatgttaccGTCCGGTgggggggggcgggaacaaaaaggggcggtccatgatgcaaaaagggggcGGGCCACACACACAGTGCCTCAAAAGGCAACAGGTGCGATGGCCAGAGGCCTGGGGAAAAAACGGTAAGTTCTGAGCAAATTAAaagcaggccaagggcttttttaagTGTAtcacaaattaccggcaactaaataccggccgggtggcaagcCTAGTTGCAAGTCAAAAAAactgacgcctattgacttcaataccttttgcaaattttttgcagtttcgaaAATCTTTCGACGTAGCAAAGCAGGACAGATACGCTCATCACTACTTCTTAAAAGTAAATAACAAGGGATTCTAGATGCAGTAAAACACCAGGAAGCAGACTTTTTACTTTGGTCTGTTCTACAGAAGCCCCTACATGAGCTGTTTGTGGTGTAAGCTTTTCCTACATTCCTCCAGTCACATAAATTCCATGACTTAATGACACAGCCAATAAAACAGAATTGTCCCAGTAAAATACACGTACAATATATAGTATACAATAGTGAGAGATCAGCTGCTTTCTTTCATCTAAAATGTAACATTACACTGACTGCTATTTTTCAGAGAGCTAAATTAGATCACAACGAATATATTGTGTTTGTTTGTGCAGGTTTTGGTTTATTGTCAGCGAGAGCCTTGTTTATCCCAGCAAAATCAGTCAAACCTGcgcaattatttttgttttaaaaatttgaattattgcttTTAATTAGACAATTTCTATGTCTTGAGTTTTGATGAAAAAACCATTGAAATGCTTCAAAGCAGGAAAGATTTCCTGAAAAATCTGACTTAAATTAGTGGGGCTCTTAGTTTCCTTGAACCCTGTGGCTAAATTACTAAAGAGGATTTCTGTTAGGCGTGCATACAATAACAAGCTTAAATTCCTTTTTAGTCGAAAGAATTCTGCAGCTCTGGTCTTCTTCTAAACCTAAGTATAATAATAAACCAAACTGGACTACAATACAAACCCCAGTCTGGTGTTTCAGCaatgtatatcaatatatataactGGATGATCATTAAAAGCTTTCCGTGTTTCCTACAAACAAATTCATTTTCTAACACCCTACGCATTACTGGGAAAATTCAGCAGTTCTACTCAAGGATCCCCACGTTAATCTATGTTCTATAATGTTAGGGAACCATCAACATTTAGAGGGTGTAGCTACTGTCCAAAGGAACATAACATCATTGTTGCACATTAACAACCATTAAGTGtaataaatatagtacaggtatggggcctgttatccagaatgcttggggcctgaggttttccggataacggatctttctgtaatttggatctccatactttaagtccactagaataatcatgtaaacattaaataaacccaatagactggttttgcttccaataaggattaattatatcgtagttgggatcaagtacaaggtactgttttattattacagagaaaagggaaatcatttttaaaagtgtaatttggaactttatggataaaaggtttccaaataacagatcctatacctgtaccatgtttTTAGCATAAATAGTCAAAAAAGTTGAACCTTATAGGAATGGAGGCTcatttgcatttataatataGCAATTTATTACTTATTGCCTGTCACCATTCTTTCAGATGTTCACAGCATCATTCCATTATTGTATTCAAAATTACCAACAAAGGGGTCTTGTCAGGTGTATTTGAGCGATtgttatgaattttatttaaactCATTACAATCCCTCCCTTATCCATCATAAGTCCCCCATAATTATGAATTTTGCCTACAAAAATGGATTGCAGCCATGATCATCCAAAACAATGTAGACTGTTGGTTAATACTAAATTATTACTACTGCCATTTTTCTTTTAGGAAACATAATATATAACTGTGTGTCTGAAGACTATGAGAAACTCCGACCATCACACTCTAACCAACTCCTAATATTTGCCCTATTTTGGTACCAAGAGGTTATTGATGACCTTGCCAAGGATTTTTAACAAAGTCTTGATTTtggtgaaaatttattttttcctaaCATTGCCGGCATTTCCTTTAGATGAGTTGACATGAGGGTTTCCACCTTGATCCTTTTGGAATATATCTTGAACACTCAGCTCTTGCTCAAAGTCAGGCCTGTGCCTGTAACGAATATATCTGGCATTTCTAGCTTCTTCCAGAGATTTATTGAGGTCAGGCATTGTATGTATGGTGCGTAGACTT encodes the following:
- the LOC108713671 gene encoding uncharacterized protein LOC108713671 is translated as MFSRNNKITPLTEHSATDLPSAGNASLEGKQVSSSLFQGVLKKQRYCQCGAIGCQQRNGTIKTGQNAASNNSCVIHTSAEVHKPILQLSGLQNPLANGNVNVFRSEFRLLEANPFSGADISSVQKGLSHYPQHMFLKGEQWSRTDPPKETERFHAKPDKKNIVIPLCPSCNQRTVEVFPVAYTNAAIPVAGSELNPPMANTGNQEQLLSINKHTKSFLPTCEDFLQCFVCTCPPTKEFHHCYAMSVICCLAISLTIIIITVTTLHNN